One window of Brassica napus cultivar Da-Ae chromosome A5 unlocalized genomic scaffold, Da-Ae chrA05_Random_41, whole genome shotgun sequence genomic DNA carries:
- the LOC106382215 gene encoding 26S proteasome regulatory subunit 6A homolog — protein sequence MATPMVEDTSSFEEDQLASMSTEDIVRATRLLDNEIRILKEDAQRTNLECDSYKEKIKENQEKIKLNKQLPYLVGNIVEILEMNPEDDAEEDGANIDLDSQRKGKCVVLKTSTRQTIFLPVVGLVDPDSLKPGDLVGVNKDSYLILDTLPSEYDSRVKAMEVDEKPTEDYNDIGGLEKQIQELVEAIVLPMTHKERFEKLGVRPPKGVLLYGPPGTGKTLMARACAAQTNATFLKLAGPQLVQMFIGDGAKLVRDAFQLAKEKAPCIIFIDEIDAIGTKRFDSEVSGDREVQRTMLELLNQLDGFSSDERIKVIAATNRADILDPALMRSGRLDRKIEFPHPTEEARARILQIHSRKMNVHPDVNFEELARSTDDFNGAQLKAVCVEAGMLALRRDATEVNHEDFNEGIIQVQAKKKASLNYYA from the exons GAAGACGCGCAAAGAACAAATCTTGAATGtgattcttacaaggagaagaTAAAGGAGAATCAAGAGAAGATTAAACTCAACAAGCAGCTTCCTTACTTGGTTGGCAACATTGTCGAG ATATTGGAGATGAATCCTGAAGACGATGCTGAGGAAGACGGTGCTAATATTGACCTTGACTCGCAACGGAAGGGGAAGTGTGTTGTGTTGAAAACCTCTACACGACAG ACAATCTTTCTACCAGTTGTTGGCCTGGTGGACCCCGATAGCCTGAAGCCTGGTGATTTGGTTGGAGTGAATAAAGACAGTTACTTGATTTTGGACACCTTGCCATCAGAGTATGACTCTAGGGTTAAAGCCATGGAGGTTGATGAGAAACCTACCGAAGATTACAATGACATTGGAGGACTAGAGAAGCAG ATCCAAGAGCTTGTAGAGGCAATTGTGCTCCCCATGACGCACAAGGAGCGTTTCGAGAAGCTGGGTGTTCGTCCACCGAAGGGAGTGCTTTTATATGGCCCTCCAGGGACTGGTAAAACTTTAATGGCACGTGCCTGTGCAGCACAGACCAATGCCACCTTCCTAAAATTGGCAGGTCCTCAATTGGTCCAG ATGTTTATTGGAGACGGAGCAAAACTTGTCCGTGATGCCTTTCAACTAGCGAAAGAGAAAGCTCCATgcatcatcttcattgatgaaatCGATGCCATTGGTACCAAGCGTTTTGACag TGAAGTAAGTGGAGACAGGGAAGTGCAGAGGACTATGTTGGAGCTACTTAATCAGCTTGATGGATTCAGTAGCGATGAGCGTATTAAG GTGATTGCAGCCACTAACCGTGCAGATATTCTGGACCCAGCGCTCATGCGTTCTGGTCGATTAGACAGGAAGATTGAGTTCCCACATCCAACAGAAGAAGCAAGAGCCAGAATCTTGCAG ATCCACTCGAGGAAGATGAATGTACACCCAGACGTCAACTTTGAGGAGCTTGCAAGATCGACAGATGATTTCAATGGCGCTCAACTGAAAGCAGTATGTGTAGAGGCTGGCATGTTAGCTCTTCGCCGTGATGCCACAGAG GTGAACCATGAGGACTTCAATGAAGGTATCATCCAAGTCCAGGCCAAGAAGAAAGCAAGTTTGAACTACTACGCCTAA